A region of Micromonospora sp. WMMD882 DNA encodes the following proteins:
- a CDS encoding cellulose-binding domain-containing protein, translated as MRVSTPYRRARLAAGLAVVLAATTAVTVTGLTLAPTARAAGGCQASYVANVWPGGFTASVRVTAGDTPLNGWTVSWTYGGDQRITSGWNAQVTQSGAAVTAVNMPYNGSVPAGGSVEFGVQGTYAGSAAAPTGITVTGAGCGVAPTTPPPPTTPPPPTTPPPPSTPPPTTPPPTTPPPTTPPPTTPPPGTGCGSAAFCDGFEDQTGGTPSGAWAVSYPDCQGAGTATVDSAVARTGSRSVRINGATGYCNHVFVRANRDLSGLGAVRYGRFWVRHTTALPTQHVTFLAMRDANDGNRDLRMGGQNGALQWNRASDDATLPEQSPAGVALSMPLPTNRWTCVEFLVDGTQGRLQTWVDGAAVTGLTADGTPTHDVDGQWLNRANWRPNLTDLRLGWESYGEGADTLWFDDVAMGGSRIGC; from the coding sequence ATGAGGGTTTCCACACCGTACCGTCGCGCCCGCCTGGCCGCCGGCCTGGCGGTGGTGCTCGCCGCCACGACCGCCGTCACCGTCACCGGGCTCACGCTGGCCCCGACCGCCCGGGCGGCGGGCGGCTGCCAGGCCAGCTACGTCGCCAACGTCTGGCCCGGCGGGTTCACCGCCTCCGTCCGGGTCACCGCCGGGGACACCCCGCTGAACGGATGGACGGTCTCCTGGACCTACGGCGGGGACCAGCGGATCACCAGCGGCTGGAACGCCCAGGTGACCCAGAGCGGCGCGGCCGTGACCGCGGTCAACATGCCGTACAACGGGTCGGTGCCGGCCGGTGGCAGCGTCGAGTTCGGGGTGCAGGGCACCTACGCCGGCAGCGCCGCCGCGCCCACCGGCATCACGGTGACCGGCGCCGGCTGTGGCGTCGCGCCCACCACCCCACCCCCGCCCACCACCCCACCCCCGCCCACCACGCCGCCGCCCCCCAGCACGCCCCCGCCGACCACGCCCCCGCCGACCACGCCCCCGCCCACGACGCCGCCCCCCACCACGCCCCCGCCGGGGACGGGCTGCGGCTCGGCCGCCTTCTGTGACGGCTTCGAGGACCAGACCGGCGGCACGCCGTCGGGCGCCTGGGCCGTGAGCTACCCGGACTGCCAGGGCGCCGGGACCGCCACCGTCGACAGCGCCGTGGCCCGCACGGGCAGCCGCTCGGTGCGGATCAACGGCGCCACCGGCTACTGCAACCACGTCTTCGTCCGGGCCAACCGGGACCTCAGCGGCCTCGGCGCGGTGCGGTACGGCCGGTTCTGGGTACGGCACACCACCGCCCTGCCCACCCAGCACGTCACGTTCCTGGCCATGCGCGACGCCAACGACGGCAACCGGGACCTGCGGATGGGCGGCCAGAACGGGGCCCTGCAGTGGAACCGCGCCTCGGACGACGCCACCCTGCCGGAGCAGAGCCCGGCCGGGGTGGCGTTGAGCATGCCGTTGCCAACGAACCGCTGGACCTGCGTCGAGTTCCTGGTGGACGGGACGCAGGGCCGGCTCCAGACCTGGGTGGACGGCGCCGCGGTCACCGGCCTGACCGCCGACGGCACGCCGACCCACGACGTCGACGGCCAGTGGCTCAACCGCGCCAACTGGCGGCCCAACCTGACCGACCTGCGGTTGGGCTGGGAGAGCTACGGCGAGGGCGCGGACACGCTGTGGTTCGACGACGTCGCGATGGGCGGCAGCCGGATCGGCTGCTGA
- a CDS encoding phosphotransferase gives MTDPDALRRRLTDRWGLAELELVGSGLEFTVFRARGRDGLPVAVRLADRRFRSNANDPRVDTRALLVQEYAVTRHLSAAGFAVAEPVGLRLADDDSTPDVLVSRYVADDGSPLDGRLLGVTLARLHRLPPPPALVPVAAEGVGTARALTTRVLRRWTEVGHLVADWPAPPPVGPLAWAFGRVGTSGLVHLDVRGDNVRRVGGRIGALLDWSNALRGDATVEFGRLVEYARHPENDLDLPAVRAGYAQVAPLPPDDTPTALACRLDAALMLALVFLSEAPDPRRGPGAADRARTLAERFTLSVRR, from the coding sequence GTGACCGATCCCGACGCCCTGCGGCGACGCCTGACCGACCGGTGGGGGCTGGCCGAGCTGGAGCTGGTGGGCAGCGGCCTGGAGTTCACCGTCTTCCGGGCGCGCGGCCGGGACGGCCTCCCGGTGGCCGTCCGGCTGGCCGACCGTCGCTTCCGGTCCAACGCCAACGACCCGCGCGTGGACACCCGGGCGCTGCTGGTCCAGGAGTACGCCGTCACCCGGCACCTGTCCGCCGCCGGGTTCGCGGTCGCCGAGCCCGTCGGGCTGCGCCTGGCCGACGACGACAGCACGCCCGACGTGCTCGTCTCCCGTTACGTCGCCGACGACGGCAGTCCGCTCGACGGGCGCCTGCTCGGCGTCACGCTGGCGCGTCTGCACCGCCTGCCGCCACCGCCGGCACTCGTGCCGGTCGCCGCGGAGGGCGTCGGCACCGCCCGGGCGCTCACGACCCGCGTCCTGCGACGATGGACGGAGGTGGGCCACCTGGTCGCCGACTGGCCCGCGCCGCCCCCGGTCGGGCCGCTGGCGTGGGCGTTCGGCCGCGTCGGCACGTCCGGCCTGGTCCACCTGGACGTGCGCGGCGACAACGTCCGCCGGGTCGGCGGCCGGATCGGGGCGTTGCTGGACTGGTCGAACGCGCTGCGCGGCGACGCCACCGTCGAGTTCGGCCGGCTCGTCGAGTACGCCCGGCACCCCGAGAACGACCTCGACCTGCCGGCGGTCCGGGCCGGCTACGCCCAGGTCGCCCCGCTTCCGCCGGACGACACCCCGACGGCGCTCGCCTGCCGCCTCGACGCGGCGCTGATGCTCGCTCTCGTCTTCCTCTCCGAGGCGCCGGACCCGCGACGCGGGCCGGGGGCGGCCGACCGGGCCCGGACCCTCGCCGAGCGGTTCACCCTCAGCGTCCGGCGGTGA
- a CDS encoding aldo/keto reductase, with the protein MSAPDRAGGPARLSAPARLSAPGQPGGEVPATSLPRADVRLSRLALGVAPLGNLFTPVDDGTAVEVVRRAVRLGVTYLDTAPHYGLGRAEQRLGAAVAALGPDDPTPVISTKAGRLLRPLRPGEPVDPQGFVDVPPLRRVWDLSADGVRRSLTESLARLDLPAVDLLYLHDPDDFETEAVRTALPALLDLRAAGVVRAVGVGMNQPGMLTRLVRAFDLDVVLLAGRYTLLDQSGLAELLPLCARRGVGVVVGGPFNSGLLADPRPGARYDYVAAPPELLARARAMDALCREHGTTVTAAALQFPLGHPAVVSVLAGMRSPAEVAQNVAAFTTPAPAALWTALRAAGLLPPHVPTPTDG; encoded by the coding sequence GTGAGCGCCCCGGACCGGGCCGGCGGCCCGGCACGCCTGAGCGCCCCGGCACGCCTGAGCGCCCCGGGCCAGCCCGGCGGCGAGGTGCCGGCAACGTCGCTGCCGCGGGCCGACGTGCGGCTGTCCCGGCTGGCGCTCGGCGTCGCGCCGCTGGGCAACCTCTTCACCCCGGTCGACGACGGCACCGCCGTCGAGGTGGTGCGCCGGGCCGTCCGCCTCGGCGTGACCTACCTGGACACCGCGCCGCACTACGGGCTCGGCCGCGCCGAGCAGCGCCTCGGCGCGGCGGTGGCCGCCCTCGGACCGGACGACCCGACCCCGGTGATCTCCACGAAGGCGGGCCGGCTGCTGCGCCCGCTGCGGCCCGGCGAGCCGGTCGACCCGCAGGGCTTCGTGGACGTGCCGCCCCTGCGCCGGGTCTGGGACCTCTCCGCCGACGGCGTGCGCCGTAGCCTCACCGAGAGCCTGGCCCGGCTGGACCTGCCCGCGGTGGACCTGCTCTACCTGCACGACCCGGACGACTTCGAGACCGAGGCGGTACGCACGGCGCTGCCCGCCCTGCTCGACCTGCGGGCCGCGGGGGTGGTCCGGGCGGTCGGCGTCGGCATGAACCAGCCCGGCATGCTGACCCGGTTGGTCCGGGCGTTCGACCTCGACGTGGTGCTGCTGGCCGGCCGGTACACCCTGCTGGACCAGAGCGGGCTGGCCGAGCTGCTGCCGCTGTGCGCGCGGCGCGGCGTGGGCGTCGTGGTCGGCGGGCCGTTCAACAGCGGCCTGCTGGCCGACCCCCGCCCCGGCGCCCGGTACGACTACGTCGCCGCGCCACCCGAGCTGCTGGCCCGGGCCCGGGCGATGGACGCGCTCTGCCGGGAGCACGGCACCACCGTCACCGCCGCCGCGTTGCAGTTCCCGCTCGGCCATCCGGCGGTGGTCTCCGTCCTGGCCGGCATGCGCTCGCCGGCCGAGGTGGCGCAGAACGTCGCGGCCTTCACCACCCCGGCGCCCGCCGCGCTGTGGACGGCGCTGCGCGCCGCCGGCCTGCTGCCACCGCACGTGCCCACCCCGACCGACGGCTGA
- a CDS encoding LUD domain-containing protein — protein MTARAEILARLRAARSASPVAVPRDYDRRGELGDPVAVFADRVGDYRAGVYRTDPAGLAEVLGGLLPAGRVVVVPADVPSEWVAGCRGRILRDGLPVPLTVAELAADGVSVLTGCAVAVAPTGTLVLDGGPGQGRRALTLLPDHHVCVVAGGQIVGGLAPALARLPDPTRPLTFVSGPSATSDIELDRVEGVHGPRRLDVVIVGPRRGGAADPDCVP, from the coding sequence GTGACCGCGCGGGCCGAGATCCTGGCGCGGCTGCGGGCGGCCCGCTCCGCCTCGCCGGTCGCCGTGCCGCGCGACTACGACCGGCGGGGTGAGCTCGGCGACCCGGTGGCGGTCTTCGCCGACCGGGTCGGCGACTACCGGGCCGGGGTGTACCGGACCGACCCGGCGGGCCTGGCGGAGGTGCTCGGTGGGCTGCTGCCCGCCGGCCGGGTCGTGGTCGTGCCCGCCGACGTGCCGTCGGAGTGGGTCGCCGGCTGCCGGGGCCGGATACTTCGGGACGGGCTGCCGGTCCCGCTCACCGTGGCCGAGCTGGCCGCCGACGGGGTGTCGGTGCTCACCGGGTGCGCCGTGGCGGTGGCCCCGACGGGCACGCTGGTTCTCGACGGCGGGCCGGGGCAGGGCCGGCGGGCGCTCACGCTGCTGCCCGACCACCACGTGTGCGTGGTGGCCGGCGGGCAGATCGTCGGCGGCCTGGCCCCGGCGCTGGCCCGGCTGCCCGACCCCACCCGACCGCTGACCTTCGTCTCCGGGCCCTCGGCGACCAGCGACATCGAGCTGGACCGGGTGGAGGGCGTCCACGGGCCGCGCCGGCTCGACGTGGTGATCGTCGGGCCGCGGCGGGGCGGCGCGGCCGACCCGGATTGCGTCCCATAG
- a CDS encoding LutB/LldF family L-lactate oxidation iron-sulfur protein — MTGTGRISAAEPFATAARRQLADPLLRANLRQATRTIRGKRARVVDEVPDWEALRAAGAAVKDDVLARLPELLEQFEAAATAAGARVHWARDATEACAVVTDLVRATGVDEVVKVKSMVTQEIGLNEALAAAGITAVETDLAELIVQLAGDTPSHILVPAIHYNRHQIRDIFRAHLPGVDVARLTAEPAALAEAARRHLRDRFLAARVAVSGANFAVADTGSLVVVESEGNGRMCLTLPETLISVVGVEKIVPTFADLEVFLRLLPPSATGERMNPYTSVWTGARPDDGPRDVHVVLVDNGRSDTLADGVGRQALRCIRCSACLNVCPVYEQVGGHAYGSTYPGPIGAILSPQLTGPDGGHNRTLPFASTLCGACYDVCPVRIDIPQVLVHLRQIGVDARRDRPSAERVVLRVMSTVLRDRRRYASALRAARRGTAPLRGLAGGRGTVRRLPWPLSGWTASRDAPLPAAQTFREWFAARTPGRPE, encoded by the coding sequence GTGACCGGCACCGGGCGGATCAGCGCCGCCGAGCCGTTCGCCACGGCGGCGCGTCGGCAGCTCGCCGATCCGTTGCTGCGGGCCAACCTGCGCCAGGCGACCCGGACGATCCGGGGGAAACGCGCCCGGGTGGTCGACGAGGTGCCCGACTGGGAGGCGCTGCGCGCGGCGGGCGCCGCCGTCAAGGACGACGTGCTCGCCCGCCTGCCCGAGCTGCTGGAGCAGTTCGAGGCGGCGGCGACCGCGGCCGGCGCGCGGGTGCACTGGGCGCGGGACGCGACCGAGGCGTGCGCGGTGGTCACCGACCTGGTCCGGGCCACCGGCGTCGACGAGGTCGTCAAGGTCAAGTCGATGGTGACCCAGGAGATCGGGCTGAACGAGGCCCTCGCCGCCGCCGGGATCACCGCGGTGGAGACCGACCTGGCCGAGCTGATCGTGCAGCTCGCCGGGGACACCCCCTCGCACATCCTGGTGCCGGCCATCCACTACAACCGGCACCAGATCCGGGACATCTTCCGCGCCCACCTCCCCGGCGTCGACGTCGCCCGGTTGACCGCCGAGCCGGCGGCGCTCGCCGAGGCGGCCCGCCGCCACCTGCGGGACCGCTTCCTGGCGGCCCGGGTGGCGGTCTCCGGGGCCAACTTCGCCGTCGCGGACACCGGCTCGCTGGTGGTGGTGGAGTCCGAGGGCAACGGCCGGATGTGTCTGACCCTGCCGGAGACCCTGATCTCCGTCGTCGGCGTGGAGAAGATCGTGCCGACCTTCGCCGACCTGGAGGTCTTCCTGCGGCTGCTGCCGCCGTCGGCGACCGGCGAGCGGATGAACCCGTACACCTCGGTCTGGACGGGCGCGCGCCCCGACGACGGGCCCCGGGACGTCCACGTCGTGCTGGTAGACAACGGGCGCAGCGACACCCTCGCCGACGGGGTGGGCCGGCAGGCGCTGCGGTGCATCCGCTGCTCGGCCTGCCTGAACGTCTGTCCGGTGTACGAGCAGGTGGGCGGGCACGCGTACGGGTCGACCTACCCGGGCCCGATCGGGGCGATCCTGTCCCCGCAACTGACCGGCCCCGACGGCGGCCACAACCGCACCCTGCCGTTCGCGTCGACGCTCTGCGGCGCGTGCTACGACGTCTGTCCGGTGCGGATCGACATCCCGCAGGTCCTGGTGCACCTGCGCCAGATCGGCGTGGACGCCCGCCGGGACCGCCCCTCGGCCGAGCGTGTCGTGCTGCGGGTGATGTCCACGGTGCTGCGGGACCGCCGCCGGTACGCGTCGGCGCTGCGGGCGGCCCGCCGGGGCACGGCCCCGCTGCGCGGGCTGGCCGGCGGCCGGGGCACGGTGCGTCGGCTGCCCTGGCCGCTGTCCGGCTGGACGGCCAGCCGGGACGCGCCCCTGCCCGCCGCGCAGACGTTCCGTGAGTGGTTCGCGGCGCGTACCCCGGGGCGGCCGGAGTGA
- a CDS encoding (Fe-S)-binding protein yields the protein MRVALFVTCVNDLVYPGTGRAVVRILERLGHRVDFPQAQSCCGQLHANTGYRRETLPLVRTFVTAFAPYDVVVAPSGSCVAMVRDAYPRLAADDPELSAAVAALAPRTLELSEFLVDVLGATDVGASFPHRVAYHPTCHGLRALRLGDRPRRLLAAVRGLELVELAEAEQCCGFGGTFALKNKEVSTAMLADKCAAVTATGADYLAAADNSCLAHIGGGLARRPGAPRPVHYAEILAAGPEADR from the coding sequence ATGCGCGTCGCGCTCTTCGTCACCTGCGTCAACGACCTCGTCTACCCCGGCACCGGGCGGGCGGTGGTGCGGATCCTCGAACGCCTGGGTCACCGGGTCGACTTCCCGCAGGCGCAGAGCTGCTGCGGGCAACTGCACGCCAACACCGGCTACCGGCGGGAGACGCTGCCGCTGGTCCGGACGTTCGTGACCGCCTTCGCCCCGTACGACGTGGTGGTCGCGCCGTCCGGCTCGTGCGTGGCGATGGTGCGTGACGCGTACCCCCGGCTGGCGGCGGACGACCCGGAGTTGTCCGCGGCCGTCGCCGCGCTCGCCCCCCGGACCCTGGAGCTGTCGGAGTTCCTGGTCGACGTGCTCGGCGCGACCGACGTCGGCGCGTCGTTCCCGCACCGGGTCGCCTACCACCCGACCTGCCACGGGCTGCGGGCGCTGCGGCTGGGCGACCGGCCCCGCCGACTCCTCGCCGCCGTACGGGGGCTCGAGCTGGTCGAGCTGGCCGAGGCGGAGCAGTGCTGCGGCTTCGGCGGCACCTTCGCCCTGAAGAACAAGGAGGTGTCCACGGCGATGCTGGCCGACAAGTGCGCCGCCGTCACCGCCACCGGCGCCGACTACCTCGCGGCGGCCGACAACTCCTGCCTGGCCCACATCGGCGGCGGTCTGGCCCGTCGCCCGGGCGCGCCCCGACCGGTCCACTACGCGGAGATCCTGGCCGCCGGCCCGGAGGCGGACCGGTGA
- a CDS encoding AAA family ATPase: MAAEQVGIDLRLLGQVRARRDDDELLIGSARRTAVLCVLALHNGRRVSREQLVTAVWGEDAPPSATGNVYTYVSDLRRLLEPNRGRWAAGRLLSSGGGTYALQLPPDSVDVLRFESLRETARRQRSAGDTRAESATLADALRLWHGEALAGVPGPFAEAQRLRLTELRLLTAERQVDLLVGAGRHGEAARVLGQLVAAYPHREDLRARLADVDARAGQPATVTDGPGSTARAGDGTATGPAGGGGTVTETGPGRADRETGPLFGRDAPLRRLRQAVAGLADGRGGSLLVEGPAGLGRSTLLAALRATVVPAGGRLGWAVGDEVARRTPLGALLDCVESAGADAPTRRALGELAAEVDASETPEPPDPPGTPETTDTPGRTDAPGRTDADLVRRAAELVRRVATETPLVLVLDDLQWADPATVRVWAELGARSTEVPLLLVAAVRSGLAPLPWSAADVVALGPLAPDAADALVRAVATESPEPEDLARILDDAGGHPHYLRILASDDTVDSADVRLAATVGAHLSPFPEDTRQALRALAFLDAYEGRAPGALPAGCAPAELAAATERAVDDLTATLAPARAGGILADGDRLRFRHRVVARTLHESTPPALRVTLCRLYARRIAAADAAPERVVALLLAGDVPFDDRLGGWLVEHVERIAASAPHVGIAALCRAHAQHTLDPALRLRLTAWLARLLLGQGHHAAVEAGWVAARTDEPDLEGEMRWIAAYSHERRGEYETAAEIARVALRERRITPRWAGRLRTLLDQVRRHLPGNPTEPRLSRSALLGGGTTAAS; the protein is encoded by the coding sequence ATGGCAGCGGAGCAGGTGGGGATCGACCTCCGTTTGTTGGGGCAGGTGCGGGCCAGGCGGGACGACGACGAGCTGCTGATCGGTTCGGCCCGCCGGACGGCCGTGCTCTGCGTGCTCGCCCTCCACAACGGGCGTCGCGTCTCCCGCGAGCAGCTCGTCACCGCCGTCTGGGGCGAGGACGCGCCACCAAGCGCGACCGGCAACGTCTACACGTACGTCTCCGACCTGCGCCGACTGTTGGAGCCGAACCGGGGCCGGTGGGCGGCCGGACGACTGCTCAGCTCCGGCGGCGGCACGTACGCGCTCCAGCTTCCCCCGGACTCCGTCGACGTGCTCAGGTTCGAGTCGCTGCGCGAGACCGCCCGGCGGCAACGGTCCGCCGGGGACACCCGGGCCGAGTCGGCCACCCTGGCGGACGCGCTCCGGCTGTGGCACGGCGAGGCGCTCGCCGGTGTCCCCGGCCCGTTCGCCGAGGCGCAGCGGCTCCGCCTGACCGAGTTACGGCTGCTCACCGCCGAACGGCAGGTCGACCTGCTGGTCGGGGCCGGCCGGCACGGGGAGGCGGCCCGGGTGCTGGGCCAGCTCGTGGCGGCGTACCCGCACCGCGAGGATCTGCGGGCCCGGCTCGCCGACGTGGACGCGCGTGCCGGCCAGCCGGCCACCGTCACGGACGGGCCCGGCAGCACTGCCCGTGCCGGTGACGGGACCGCGACGGGCCCGGCCGGCGGTGGTGGGACGGTGACGGAGACCGGACCGGGCCGGGCCGACCGGGAGACGGGGCCGCTGTTCGGGCGGGACGCTCCCCTGCGGCGGCTCCGGCAGGCCGTGGCCGGTCTCGCCGACGGCCGGGGCGGCAGCCTGCTGGTCGAGGGTCCGGCCGGCCTCGGCAGGTCCACGCTGCTCGCGGCGTTGCGCGCCACCGTCGTCCCGGCCGGAGGCCGACTCGGTTGGGCGGTCGGCGACGAGGTCGCCCGGCGCACGCCGCTCGGCGCCCTGCTCGACTGTGTCGAGTCCGCAGGAGCGGATGCCCCGACCCGCCGTGCGCTCGGGGAGCTGGCCGCCGAGGTCGACGCGTCGGAGACGCCCGAGCCCCCGGACCCGCCCGGGACCCCGGAGACGACCGACACCCCGGGCCGGACCGACGCTCCAGGCCGGACCGACGCCGACCTGGTGCGGCGGGCTGCCGAGCTGGTCCGCCGGGTCGCGACCGAGACGCCGCTGGTCCTCGTCCTGGACGACCTCCAGTGGGCCGACCCGGCGACCGTGCGGGTCTGGGCCGAACTCGGCGCACGCTCGACCGAAGTGCCGTTGCTGCTGGTGGCGGCCGTCCGGTCCGGCCTCGCGCCGCTGCCCTGGTCCGCCGCGGACGTGGTCGCCCTCGGCCCGCTGGCGCCCGACGCGGCCGACGCCCTGGTCCGGGCGGTCGCGACCGAGTCGCCCGAGCCGGAGGACCTGGCCCGGATCCTCGACGACGCCGGTGGGCACCCGCACTACCTGCGGATCCTCGCGTCGGACGACACCGTCGACAGCGCTGACGTCAGGCTGGCCGCCACGGTCGGGGCGCACCTGTCCCCGTTCCCCGAGGACACCCGTCAGGCGCTCCGGGCGCTCGCGTTCCTCGACGCGTACGAGGGGCGGGCGCCCGGGGCCCTGCCGGCCGGCTGCGCCCCGGCCGAGCTGGCGGCCGCCACCGAACGCGCCGTCGACGACCTGACCGCGACGCTGGCGCCCGCGCGGGCCGGCGGAATCCTCGCCGACGGGGACCGGCTGCGCTTCCGGCACCGGGTCGTGGCCCGGACGCTGCACGAGAGCACGCCGCCCGCGTTGCGGGTCACCCTCTGCCGCCTGTACGCCAGACGGATCGCCGCCGCCGACGCCGCCCCCGAACGGGTGGTGGCGTTGCTGCTCGCCGGGGACGTGCCGTTCGACGACCGCCTCGGCGGCTGGCTGGTAGAGCACGTCGAGCGGATCGCCGCGTCGGCGCCGCACGTCGGCATCGCCGCGTTGTGCCGGGCGCACGCCCAGCACACCCTCGACCCCGCCCTGCGGCTGCGGCTCACCGCCTGGCTGGCCCGGCTGCTGCTCGGTCAGGGCCACCACGCCGCGGTCGAGGCGGGCTGGGTCGCCGCCCGCACCGACGAGCCGGACCTGGAGGGTGAGATGCGGTGGATCGCGGCGTACAGCCACGAGCGGCGGGGTGAGTACGAGACCGCGGCGGAGATAGCCCGGGTGGCGTTGCGCGAGCGCCGCATCACGCCCCGCTGGGCCGGCCGGCTGCGGACACTGCTCGACCAGGTACGGCGGCACCTGCCGGGTAACCCGACCGAGCCGCGCCTGTCCCGGTCGGCGCTCCTCGGCGGCGGGACGACCGCCGCCTCCTGA
- a CDS encoding fumarylacetoacetate hydrolase family protein: MKLMRVGTPGAERPVLRLSEHDHRDLRPVTADFDAAFFRDGGLDRVRRAVDQGALPRTDITGLRVGAPIARPGVVLCIGMNYAAHAAESGATPPGQPVLFYKSPNTVVGPYDTVLVPRGSRRTDWEVELAVVLAAPARYLDSPEEAAGLIAGYAVSNDVSERAFQLDDSGGQWSKGKSCETFNPLGPWLVTPDEVGDPQALGLRSRVNGEPRQDSRTADMIFPVHYLIYHLSQYLVLEPGDLVNTGTPEGVALSGRFPYLAPGDVVEMSIDGLGAQRTPVAAAG, encoded by the coding sequence ATGAAGCTGATGCGAGTCGGGACGCCCGGCGCGGAACGACCGGTGCTGCGGTTGAGCGAGCACGACCACCGTGACCTGCGTCCGGTCACCGCGGACTTCGACGCCGCGTTCTTCCGCGACGGCGGGCTCGACCGGGTGCGCCGGGCCGTCGACCAGGGCGCCCTGCCCCGTACCGACATCACCGGCCTGCGGGTCGGCGCGCCGATCGCCCGGCCCGGGGTGGTGCTGTGCATCGGGATGAACTACGCGGCCCACGCCGCCGAGTCGGGCGCGACGCCGCCGGGGCAGCCGGTGCTGTTCTACAAGTCGCCGAACACCGTCGTCGGCCCGTACGACACGGTGCTGGTCCCGCGTGGCTCCCGCCGTACCGACTGGGAGGTGGAGCTGGCCGTGGTGCTGGCGGCGCCGGCCCGCTACCTCGACTCCCCGGAGGAGGCCGCCGGGCTGATCGCCGGGTACGCCGTCTCCAACGACGTGTCCGAACGCGCCTTCCAGCTCGACGACTCCGGTGGCCAGTGGTCGAAGGGCAAGAGCTGCGAGACGTTCAACCCGCTGGGCCCGTGGCTGGTCACCCCGGACGAGGTCGGCGACCCGCAGGCGCTGGGCCTGCGCAGCCGGGTCAACGGCGAGCCCCGGCAGGACTCCCGGACCGCCGACATGATCTTCCCGGTGCACTACCTGATCTACCATCTCAGCCAGTACCTCGTCCTGGAGCCGGGCGACCTGGTCAACACCGGCACCCCGGAGGGGGTGGCCCTGTCCGGGCGGTTCCCGTACCTGGCCCCCGGCGACGTGGTCGAGATGTCCATCGACGGGCTCGGCGCCCAACGGACCCCCGTCGCGGCAGCGGGCTGA
- a CDS encoding SDR family oxidoreductase, translating to MGAVTADGELAGLTALVTGGGSGIGRATAALLAGRGARVAVLDVAPGGTPEPVAAFVGDIGDDASVRSAVAAALEHLGGLDILVNNAGVGALGTVEENTDEEWHRVLDVNVVGMVRVTRAVLPALRASSGGSIVNVCSIAATAGLPRRALYSASKGAVLALSRAMAADLVDAGIRVNCVNPGTVDTPWVGRLLDQADDPAGERAALAARQPTGRLVTVDEVAAAVAYLAGPGAGATTGAVLAVDGGMAGLRLPTARR from the coding sequence ATGGGCGCGGTGACGGCCGACGGCGAGCTGGCCGGGCTGACCGCCCTGGTCACCGGTGGCGGTTCCGGCATCGGCCGGGCCACGGCGGCGCTGCTGGCCGGTCGGGGGGCCCGGGTCGCGGTGCTCGACGTCGCGCCGGGCGGCACGCCGGAGCCGGTGGCCGCGTTCGTCGGCGACATCGGTGACGACGCGTCGGTCCGGTCGGCGGTGGCCGCCGCGCTGGAGCACCTCGGCGGGCTCGACATCCTGGTCAACAACGCCGGCGTCGGCGCGCTGGGCACCGTGGAGGAGAACACCGACGAGGAGTGGCACCGGGTGCTCGACGTCAACGTCGTCGGCATGGTCCGGGTGACCCGGGCCGTGCTGCCGGCGCTGCGCGCCTCGTCGGGCGGCTCGATCGTCAACGTCTGCTCCATCGCGGCCACCGCCGGGCTGCCCCGCCGGGCGCTCTACTCGGCGAGCAAGGGCGCGGTGCTGGCGCTCAGCCGGGCGATGGCGGCGGATCTGGTCGACGCCGGGATCAGGGTCAACTGCGTCAACCCCGGCACCGTGGACACCCCGTGGGTCGGGCGGCTGCTCGACCAGGCCGACGACCCGGCGGGCGAGCGGGCGGCGCTGGCCGCCCGGCAACCCACCGGCCGACTGGTCACCGTGGACGAGGTCGCCGCCGCGGTGGCGTACCTGGCCGGGCCGGGCGCCGGGGCCACCACCGGCGCCGTCCTGGCGGTGGACGGCGGGATGGCCGGGCTCCGGCTGCCGACGGCCCGCCGGTGA
- a CDS encoding response regulator transcription factor, which yields MDKVRLVLQASDPLSHAGLASFLRSCPTVELLPAGDPVGAQVLVFGCEQLTVDVVAVLRRSAAQTGLPVVLVLREITESELLTAVECRVVAVLPRAAVTGERLAHSVLAAANGGGVLPPNLVGELLKHIERLQREVLAPNGLNASGLTPREVDVLRLMADGLDTGEIAGRLCYSERTVKNVIYGVTHRLKLRNRSHAVAYALRAGLI from the coding sequence GTGGACAAGGTTCGGCTCGTCCTGCAGGCGTCAGACCCGCTCAGCCACGCGGGACTCGCCAGTTTCCTGCGCTCGTGCCCGACGGTCGAGCTGCTGCCGGCCGGTGACCCGGTCGGGGCCCAGGTGCTCGTGTTCGGCTGTGAGCAACTGACCGTGGACGTGGTGGCCGTGCTGCGGCGCTCGGCGGCGCAGACCGGCCTGCCGGTGGTCCTGGTGCTCCGGGAGATCACCGAGAGCGAGCTGCTCACCGCGGTGGAGTGCCGGGTGGTGGCGGTCCTGCCGCGGGCGGCGGTGACCGGCGAACGGTTGGCGCACAGCGTGCTGGCGGCGGCCAACGGCGGCGGCGTGCTGCCGCCGAACCTGGTCGGTGAGCTGCTCAAGCACATCGAACGGTTGCAGCGCGAGGTGCTCGCGCCCAACGGCCTGAACGCCTCCGGGCTGACCCCACGTGAGGTCGACGTGCTGCGGCTGATGGCCGACGGGCTGGACACCGGCGAGATAGCCGGCCGGCTCTGCTACTCCGAACGGACCGTCAAGAACGTCATCTACGGCGTGACGCACCGGTTGAAGCTGCGCAACCGTTCCCACGCGGTCGCCTACGCGCTGCGCGCCGGCCTGATCTGA